The nucleotide window TCTAACTTCACACAGTTAGCCGGAATGCGTGGGTTGATGGCTAATCCGTCCGGACAAATCATCGAGCTCCCTATTAAGTCTAGTTTCCGGGAAGGGCTTACGGTATTGGAGTATTTTATATCCACCCATGGTGCGCGTAAAGGTCTGGCAGACACAGCGTTGAAAACCGCTGATTCCGGTTACTTGACCCGCCGCCTCGTTGATGTTGCTCAAGATGTCATTGTTCGTGAAGACGACTGCGGAACAGATCGCGGTCTCTCGGTTGAGACATTGCGAGAAGGGACGGAGATTATCGAAGATCTACACGACCGGCTTGTGGGGCGCGTAGCGTTTCAAACGGTCGCCCACCCTGACAGCGGAGATACACTTGTGCAAAAAAATGACCTGATCACTGAAGACACCGCGAAGGCGATTGTCGATGCCGGTATTGAAAAGGTAACGATCCGTTCTGTCTTTGCCTGTGACACTGCCCGTGGCGTTTGCAAAAAATGCTATGGTCGTAATTTGGCGACCGGCAGCGATGTTGAGGTTGGAGAAGCGGTTGGTATTATCTCCGCGCAGTCTATCGGTGAGCCGGGGACACAGTTAACGATGCGTACGTTCCACACCGGCGGGGTGGCCGGCGATGATATTACCCAAGGTCTCCCGCGTATTCAAGAACTCTTTGAGGCCCGTAATCCGAAAGGGCAGGCGCTTATTACCGAACTTGAGGGTACGGTAAGTGAGATTCACGATGCGGGTGATAAGAAAGACATCATTATCAGCGGGGAAATTGAATCGAAATCTTATACAACAGCATACGGTGCACGGTTGCGTGTGGCTGAAGGAGATCGTGTTGAAGCCGGCCAAGCGCTCACGGAAGGTTCGATTGATCCGAAAGAATTGCTGAAAGTGACCGGCATCAAGGAAGTAAAAGAATACTTGCTCAAGGAAGTTCAGAAGGTCTATCGCATGCAGGGCGTGGAAATTGGCGATAAACACGTAGAAGTCATGGTTCGGCAGATGCTCCGTAAAATCCGCGTGAATGACTCGGGGGATACGGATGTACTGCCTGGCACATTGGTGGAAGTGAACCACTTCAATGATGTTAACAAAGATGTACTTCGTAACAATCAGCGCCCGGCAGTCGGTACGCCTGTTATTCTGGGGATCACAAAAGCTTCCCTAGAGACGGACTCTTTCTTATCGGCGGCATCCTTCCAGGAAACAACCCGTGTTCTTACGGATGCGGCGATCAAAGGGAGGTCAGACGCGTTGCTCGGCTTAAAAGAAAACGTGATTCTCGGAAAACTCGTTCCGGCAGGAACAGGCATGCAACGCTATCGTTCGCTCAAAGCGGACAACGGCGAAAAAAGTGAAACAGAAACCGCGGAAGAACCCGAAGGTGCGCTTTCACGTCGGTAAATCTGTAAAGCCAGCCTGTGTTTAATGTGAGGATTAGCCACGAGGGGTGAAAAATGAAGATGTTTTTCACCCTTACCGGCATCCGTCGTTAAATGGTAGGGTCACCAAAAATGAATTGACATCGTATTGCCCCTTTGGTAAAATATCAAAGGTGCGCGTGATTTCCCGAAAAAAGGGAATTCATAATAAGATATCTTAGTTCGGCAAAGCCTTAAATAAAAAAGGAAAAATGCTGAAAAACGGTAAATGGTTTTTACTCGGCAGTCTTGACTGCCCGGTAAGAACATTCCTTTTGCTTTGATGTGAACCACCTGGAACAGTGGTCTTATAAAACCTGGTTGGGCAAGGGTTCACGGGCAATTAGCATCATTCAATTACTCGCACGGAAAAAGTGTTCAAGAAAGGAGGAGAAAATCGATGCCAACGATTAATCAGCTTGTTCGCAAGCGACGTCAAACAAAACCGAAGACATCTGATGCGCCGGCACTTAACAGAGGTTTTGACAGCATTAAGAAAGTGCCGACCAATCAGTCTTCTCCGCAAAAACAAGGCGTTTGCACACGTGTCGGCACAATGACGCCAAAAAAACCAAACTCGGCACTGCGCAAATATGCACGTGTTCGCTTGACCAATGGGATTGAAGTAACGGCATATATCCCGGGAATCGGTCACAATTTACAAGAGCACAGTGTTGTACTTATTCGCGGAGGTCGTGTGAAAGACCTTCCGGGTGTGCGCTACCATATTGTCCGGGGAAGCCTAGACACTGCAGGTGTCCAGGGTCGTAAGCAAGGTCGTTCCAAATATGGAACAAAACGTGCAAAAAAATAAACTGCAGTGATAATGAAAGGAGGGTGGGACATGCCTCGTAAAGGTCCTGTACCTCGTCGTGAAGTATTGCCGGATCCGATTTATAATTCCAAGTTGGTGACTCGTCTCATTAACCGTATTATGATTGACGGCAAAAAAGGAAAAGCACAAAATATCTTGTATAAATCATTTGATTTGGTTCGTGAACGCAGCGATGAGGAACCGATGGAAGTCTTCGATCAGGCGTTGAAAAATATTATGCCTGTGCTTGAAGTTAAGGCGCGACGCGTCGGCGGTGCCAACTATCAGGTGCCGATCGAAGTGAAGCCTGATCGTCGTACGACCTTAGGGTTGCGTTGGTTGGTAAGCTACGCGCGTTTACGCGGAGAAAAAACGATGGAAGAGCGATTGGCAAATGAAATAATGGATGCAGCCAATAATACTGGCTCAGCTGTCAGAAAACGTGAGGACACTCATCGTATGGCAGAAGCAAATAAAGCCTTTGCCCATTACCGTTGGTAATGTTGTCGCTCTTTTAGCGGACCTGTCAGAAATGGATGAAAGGAGAAAGTGTAGGCCATGTCAAGAGAGTTCTCCTTGGAAAAAACACGTAATATCGGCATTATGGCACACATCGATGCCGGTAAAACGACGGCCACGGAACGTATTTTGTTCTATACGGGCCGTACGCATAAAATTGGAGAAACACATGAGGGTGCTTCCCAAATGGACTGGATGTCGCAAGAGCAAGACCGAGGGATTACCATCACATCTGCCGCGACAACAGCCCAATGGAAAGACCATCGCATTAACATCATTGATACGCCCGGGCACGTCGACTTCACGGTCGAAGTGGAACGTTCCCTGCGTGTTCTTGATGGCTCGGTAGCTGTTCTTGATGCGCAATCAGGGGTTGAACCGCAAACCGAAACGGTTTGGCGCCAGGCTACGACGTATCATGTGCCAAGGATTGTTTTCGTCAACAAAATGGATAAGGTTGGTGCGGACTTCCTCTATTCGGTCAGTACATTAAGAGATCGGCTTGGAGCGAATGCTCACGCCATACAGCTCCCGATCGGTGCTGAAGATGAATTCGAAGGAATCATCGATCTTGTGGAAATGAAAGCCCACTATTATTTGGATGATTTGGGCAAGGAAACAGAAGTGCATGATATCCCCGAGGAGTACCGTGAACAAGCGGATACCTATCGTGAGAAGCTGGTTGAAGCGGTTGCTGATTTCGATGAAGACCTTATGATGATGTACCTGGAAGGCGAAGAACTCAACAACGAGGATGTTAAAAGGGCAATTCGCAAAGGAACGCTGGATATTGAATTTTATCCCGTCCTCTGTGGATCTGCCTTTAAAAACAAGGGTGTCCAATTGGTGCTGGACGCTGTCCTTGACTATTTGCCGGCGCCGACGGATGTTCCGGCCATTAAAGGCATAAAGCCGAATTCAGAAGAAGAAGTGACTCGTGAAGCTGATGACGCAGGGACATTTTCTGCCCTGGCTTTTAAAATTATGACAGATCCTTATGTGGGCAAATTGACATTCTTCCGCGTTTACTCAGGCACACTCTCATCCGGGTCTTATGTGCGGAACTCTTCAAAGGATAAACGCGAACGCGTCGGTCGAATTTTGCAAATGCACGCCAATTCACGGGAAGAGATTTCTGAAGTTTATTCCGGAGATATTGCCGCAGGCATTGGTTTGAAAGACACAGCGACAGGTGATACACTTTGTGATGAGAAGGACCGGGTGATCCTCGAATCCATGGACTTCCCGGAAACTGTTATCTCCTTGTCGGTAGAACCGAAGTCAAAAGCGGATCAGGATAAAATGGGCGTTGCGCTCGGTAAGCTTTCGGAAGAAGATCCTACGTTTAAAACGTATACAGATGAGGAAACAGGTCAAACGGTCATTTCCGGAATGGGTGAATTGCACCTGGATATCATTGTGGATCGATTAAAGCGAGAGTTCAAAGTCGAGGCTATTGTCGGCGCTCCGCAAGTCTCTTATCGTGAAACGATCAAGGCATCGGCACAATGTGAAGGCAAGTTCATTCGCCAATCCGGAGGCCGTGGTCAATACGGCCATGTTTGGATTGAGTTTAGTCCGAATGAACAAGGGGCAGGCTTTGAATTTGAAAATGCGATCGTTGGTGGCGTTGTCCCGCGGGAGTACATTGGATCAGTAGAGCAAGGCGTGGGAGAAGCGCTGCAAAACGGTTTGCTTGCCGGTTATCCCCTAATTGATGTAAAAGCGCGTTTATATGATGGGTCTTACCATGATGTGGACTCGAATGAAATGGCATTTAAAATTGCCGCTTCAATGGCGCTTAAAGAAGCAAAATCCAAGTGTGATCCAGCTCTGCTTGAACCGTTGATGAAAGTGGAAATTATCGTTCCGGAAGAATACATGGGCGATGTTATGGGTGACGTTACGTCACGACGCGGCCGGGTTGAAGGAATGGGTGCCCGGGGAACGCGCAAATCATCAGCGCTTTCGTGCCGTTGGCAGAGATGTTTGGATATGCAACAACCCTTCGTTCCAACACACAAGGGCGCGGAACATACTCGATGCACTTTGATCATTATGCGGAAGTACCAAAGAGCATTTCCGAAGAGATCATTAAAAAGAACACCGGAGAATAATTAGGTTCTCTAAAACCAAAAGCCTAGAAAGTAGATCAACGATCATGCTTTCTTGCTATAAAAAACCTTAATTTAAGGGAGGAACATTTCAATGGCAAAAGAAAAATTTGACCGGTCGAAAACGCATGCCAATATTGGCACAATCGGACACGTAGACCATGGAAAAACAACGCTGACTGCAGCGATTACAAAAGTCCTTCATGAACAATCCGGCGAAGGTGACGTCATGGCATTTGATGCGATTGACAACGCACCTGAAGAAAAAGAGCGCGGCATCACAATCGCAACTTCCCACGTGGAGTATGAAACGGATACCCGCCACTACGCACACGTGGATTGCCCGGGACACGCAGACTATGTGAAAAACATGATCACAGGTGCTGCGCAAATGGACGGATCCATCCTGGTTGTATCCGCAGCTGACGGTCCGATGCCGCAAACACGTGAGCACATTTTGCTTTCTCGTAACGTCGGCGTTCCGTCCATCGTTGTTTTTCTTAACAAAGTGGACCAGGTCGATGACGAAGAACTACTTGAACTCGTGGAAATGGAAGTGCGCGACCTCCTTTCCGAGTATGACTTCCCGGGAGATGACATTCCTGTTGTATCCGGATCTGCTTTGAAAGCTCTTGAAGGAGATGACGAGCATAAGCAAAAAATCCTTGACTTGATGAAGGAAGTCGACAATTATATCCCGACTCCTGAGCGTGATACAGATAAACCATTCATGATGCCGGTTGAGGACGTCTTCTCCATCACCGGCCGTGGTACGGTTGCAACCGGCCGTGTTGAGCGGGGCATGCTAAACAGTGGGGATGAAGTAGAAATTCTCGGTATTACGGAAGAGAAGAGAAAAACCACCGTTACAGGTGTTGAGATGTTCCACAAAATTCTCGACTATGCCGAAGCCGGTGACAACATTGGTGCATTGCTGCGTGGTGTTGCCCGTGAAGATATTACACGTGGACAGGTGCTTGCGAAGCCGGGTACGATCACACCTCACACGCAATTTAAAGCAGAAGTCTATGTACTTTCAAAAGATGAAGGTGGCCGTCATACGCCATTCTTCCAAAATTACCGTCCGCAATTCTACTTCCGTACAACGGATGTTACCGGTGTAATCAACCTTCCTGAAGGGGTAGAAATGGTTATGCCCGGTGACAACATCGAAATGGACGTTGAGCTCATTCAACCGATTGCGCTCGAGGACGGCACAAGATTCTCGATTCGCGAAGGTGGACGTACCGTAGGCTCCGGCGTTGTCACAGAGATCGTGAAGTAAACAGGTTATTAAAAAAAAGCATCCCGCGGGATGCTTTTTTTTTGCACTCTAAGATTGTTCACCTTCGTTAAAGGACGAAAGGATACGAAAAAGACGTTAACGTTCGCTATCTTTGGTGAGAGAAGTCTTTAAATAAGCGTTTGTTTACATTTGTGTGTGGCTGAAAAAGTCGTTGAACATGAAAATATAGTGATTAATTGGTAAACTTGGTGCAAAGAACAATGAATAAGGTGAAACAACATGAGTAAAGAGGAAACGGTAACAAAAAAACTGCAAGAATTTTCAGATCTAAAACCCCAGGGGGTGAGTGCCAGGGAAATCGCCGTTGCTTTGCAGATTAACCGTTCCACCGCGAGTCGTTATTTAAATGATCTTTTCCAAAATGGACAGGCAGAAAAGATCACCGGAAAACCTGTGCGTTATCGCCGAAAAACCTCCCGTACGCCTAAAGAGATTGGAGAGAGTTTGCAGCCGTTGATCCAACAAGGACTCGCTGCCCTTTCCTATCCTTTTCAATCGTTCCATATTCTTTTTACCGGGGAAACTGGGACAGGGAAGACATATCTAGCGGAACGTTTATACGAAATAGCTACACGAGAAGGATATATTAAACGTTCCACTCCTTTCATCACCTTCAATTGTGCAGATTATGCCCAGAACCCAGAGTTATTGGTCGGACAAATTTTTGGGATTAAAAAAGGAGCGTTCACAGGTTCTGTTCAGGATGAACCTGGGCTTGTCGAACAAGCTGATGGGGGTATTCTCTTTTTGGATGAAATTCATCGTTTGCCGGCTTCCGCACAGGAAATGTTATTTTACCTGATTGATAAAGGAGTCTATCGTCGGTTTGGTGAAGCTACACGTGAACGGCAGGCCAACATAACATTTATCGGAGCGACGACTCAAAGCCCAGAGCGTGCTCTTTTAATCACGTTGCTACGAAGATTTTCTGTTACGTTAATCGTTCCACCTTTGCGTGAACGCAGCCATGCAGAGAGAGAAATGTTATTGGAACTGTTTT belongs to Salicibibacter cibi and includes:
- the rpsL gene encoding 30S ribosomal protein S12 → MPTINQLVRKRRQTKPKTSDAPALNRGFDSIKKVPTNQSSPQKQGVCTRVGTMTPKKPNSALRKYARVRLTNGIEVTAYIPGIGHNLQEHSVVLIRGGRVKDLPGVRYHIVRGSLDTAGVQGRKQGRSKYGTKRAKK
- the rpsG gene encoding 30S ribosomal protein S7, whose product is MPRKGPVPRREVLPDPIYNSKLVTRLINRIMIDGKKGKAQNILYKSFDLVRERSDEEPMEVFDQALKNIMPVLEVKARRVGGANYQVPIEVKPDRRTTLGLRWLVSYARLRGEKTMEERLANEIMDAANNTGSAVRKREDTHRMAEANKAFAHYRW
- the tuf gene encoding elongation factor Tu; amino-acid sequence: MAKEKFDRSKTHANIGTIGHVDHGKTTLTAAITKVLHEQSGEGDVMAFDAIDNAPEEKERGITIATSHVEYETDTRHYAHVDCPGHADYVKNMITGAAQMDGSILVVSAADGPMPQTREHILLSRNVGVPSIVVFLNKVDQVDDEELLELVEMEVRDLLSEYDFPGDDIPVVSGSALKALEGDDEHKQKILDLMKEVDNYIPTPERDTDKPFMMPVEDVFSITGRGTVATGRVERGMLNSGDEVEILGITEEKRKTTVTGVEMFHKILDYAEAGDNIGALLRGVAREDITRGQVLAKPGTITPHTQFKAEVYVLSKDEGGRHTPFFQNYRPQFYFRTTDVTGVINLPEGVEMVMPGDNIEMDVELIQPIALEDGTRFSIREGGRTVGSGVVTEIVK